The following are encoded in a window of Amaranthus tricolor cultivar Red isolate AtriRed21 chromosome 2, ASM2621246v1, whole genome shotgun sequence genomic DNA:
- the LOC130805381 gene encoding probable serine/threonine-protein kinase PIX13: protein MGNCWDSPAKKPTTPSTVGKISSDISSSNDSQTTLITSSNISSKSHFSASSNDEVFPDGQLLPTPNLREFTFQELKYATRNFKADNLLGEGGFGRVYKGWLESKHQTKSGSGLVVAIKKLNSESLQGFEEWQSEVGFLGRLSHPNLVTLIGYCWEDKELLLVYEFMQKGSLENHLLGRGSAVQPLPWHLRLKIIIGAARGVAFLHSSDDRVIYRDIKASNILLDGAYNPKISDFGLAKLGPSASQSHVTTRVMGTYGYAAPEYIATGHLYVKSDVYGFGVVLVELLTGLRALDTTRPTGKHKLVDWIKPHLSDKRKLKSIMDTRLEGKYPAKAAVATAELALNCLAQDPRDRPSMQEVVESLEKIQCMAQEKQKVPKRSSTIPSRPRGHHRENGVKSHQNSMQSR, encoded by the exons ATGGGAAATTGCTGGGATTCTCCAGCTAAAAAGCCTACAACTCCTAGCACTGTTGGAAAAATTAGTTCAG ATATATCATCATCTAATGATAGTCAAACTACATTAATAACAAGTAGCAATATTTCTAGCAAGAGCCACTTTTCAGCATCTAGTAATGATGAGGTATTTCCTGATGGGCAACTTTTACCCACACCCAATCTTAGAGAGTTTACCTTCCAAGAATTAAAATATGCTACAAGGAACTTTAAAGCTGATAATTTACTGGGGGAAGGAGGGTTTGGAAGGGTTTACAAAGGTTGGCTTGAGAGCAAGCATCAAACTAAGAGTGGTAGCGGTTTGGTTGTCGCGATTAAGAAACTCAATTCCGAAAGCTTACAAGGTTTCGAAGAATGGCAG TCTGAAGTTGGTTTCTTAGGAAGGCTATCGCACCCAAATTTAGTCACCTTAATTGGGTACTGTTGGGAAGATAAAGAACTCCTACTCGTGTATGAATTTATGCAGAAGGGAAGCCTAGAAAACCATCTATTGGGAC GGGGTTCTGCAGTTCAACCACTCCCATGGCACTTAAGGCTAAAAATCATCATCGGAGCTGCTCGGGGAGTTGCTTTCCTACACTCCTCTGATGATCGTGTCATCTATCGGGATATAAAAGCTTCAAACATACTTCTTGACGGG GCTTACAATCCCAAAATATCTGATTTCGGCTTAGCAAAATTGGGGCCTTCGGCTAGCCAGTCTCATGTTACAACCCGGGTTATGGGAACCTATGGATATGCTGCTCCCGAGTATATTGCCACAG GTCACTTATATGTAAAGAGCGATGTGTACGGATTTGGAGTTGTGTTAGTTGAGCTTCTTACTGGCCTAAGGGCACTCGATACGACACGCCCTACAGGAAAACATAAATTGGTTGATTGGATCAAACCCCATTTATCTGATAAGAGAAAGCTAAAGAGCATTATGGATACAAGATTGGAGGGAAAGTATCCAGCAAAAGCAGCGGTAGCTACAGCCGAACTTGCTCTGAACTGTCTTGCTCAAGATCCCCGAGATCGACCCTCAATGCAAGAAGTTGTAGAGTCTTTAGAGAAAATTCAGTGCATGgctcaagaaaaacaaaaggtgCCTAAGAGAAGCTCAACAATTCCTTCTCGTCCCCGTGGACATCACCGAGAAAATGGTGTAAAATCTCATCAGAATTCTATGCAATCGCGTTGA